The following coding sequences are from one Macaca mulatta isolate MMU2019108-1 chromosome 7, T2T-MMU8v2.0, whole genome shotgun sequence window:
- the LOC106995763 gene encoding E3 ubiquitin-protein ligase HERC2-like: MHLYFLGQVWSWGDDDCGKSGRGASDGCKTPKLIEKLQDLDVVRVRCGSQFSIALTKDDQVYSWGKGDNQRRGHGPEGHVRYPKLLEGLRGKKVIDAAAGSTHCLALTEDSEVHSSGSNDQCQHFDTLRVTKPEPAALPGLDTKHTVGIACGPAQVWAASS; the protein is encoded by the exons atgcatttgtattttttaggacaAGTGTGGTCTTGGGGAGATGATGACTGTGGGAAATCGGGCAGAGGTGCTAGTGATGGCTGCAAAACCCCAAAGCTGATTGAAAAGCTGCAAGACTTGGATGTGGTCAGAGTCCGCTGTGGAAGTCAGTTTTCCATCGCTTTGACGAAAGATGACCAAGTTTATTCATGGGGAAAAGGTGACAACCAGAGACGTGGACACGGACCAGAGGGACATGTTCGTTATCCAAAACTCTTAGAAGGCTTGCGAG GGAAGAAGGTGATTGATGCGGCTGCCGGCTCCACCCACTGCCTGGCTCTGACTGAGGACAGCGAGGTCCACAGCTCGGGGAGCAACGACCAGTGCCAGCACTTTGACACCTTGCGTGTGACCAAGCCAGAACCTGCAGCATTGCCGGGACTGGACACCAAACACACAGTGGGAATTGCCTGTGGGCCTGCCCAG